A single Danio rerio strain Tuebingen ecotype United States chromosome 17, GRCz12tu, whole genome shotgun sequence DNA region contains:
- the LOC110438057 gene encoding uncharacterized protein isoform X1, producing the protein MNTKQQIITFISNLERLKHLKNNNSPKHSTLEFLECTWMTSSPDILLLAFVGCSFGISSCRLIGLLLTVCYQKTFVIMKSDHSPCVLLKYTPNMPENHLDVSNEPHVEVGKIGRKEKKRSSWKWPVLHRKTGKYDLVQAAKDYQYEAEVNQKVSCQPTETPVGPDEVTEGRKVKKGFWKWPVFHRKTRTYDLVQATKDYHEAMLNQEVSSQFIETPVGPDEVAAARKEKKGFWKWPDFLCKTRTYDLVQATKDYQEAMLKPKVSCQPIETPIGPDEVPEARKEKKGFWKRLTHLFTSKSSRASASEDHVPAAEQLEEDVTENDIILRQYKIGDKLGKGGFGSVYKATRRRDGLEVAVKYTVKSPMMKEIKVPGYVKPLPTEIALAIMANNGPYVPEIIKLIDWVDNDDHYIIIMERPTPCMDLLRFLNHNNKPLDEKMGRHIMWQAIHAARVCFDRGVFHRDIKLENLLVNPDTLEVKLIDFGCGSTVKRSGYKVFCGTREYFPPEYEMCGRYHAQPATVWSLGIVLFAMMCGALPSISDHSLIRNYRWTSPDLSKECCRMICGCLQPDPDERLDLQQMHLHNWFKVME; encoded by the exons ATGAACACAAAACAGCAAATTATCACATTCATTTCAAACTTGGAAagattaaaacatttgaaaaataacaacagcCCAAAGCATTCCACATTAGAATTCTTAGAATGCACCTGGATGACATCATCGCCTGACATTCTACTACTTGCTTTTGTGGGTTGTAGTTTTGGCATATCCAGTTGCAGATTGATCGGTTTACTATTAACAGTTTGTTATCAGAAAACATTTGTCATCATGAAGTCAGATCACAGTCCCTGTGTACTACTCAAGTACACCCCCAACATGCCGGAGAACCATCTTGATGTTTCTAATGAGCCGCATGTTGAGGTTGGAAAGATAGGGAGAAAGGAGAAAAAGAGAAGCTCCTGGAAGTGGCCAGTCCTCCATCGCAAAACTGGAAAATACGACCTTGTCCAGGCTGCGAAGGACTACCAGTATGAAGCTGAGGTAAATCAGAAAGTTTCTTGTCAGCCCACTGAAACACCCGTTGGGCCTGATGAGGTTACTGAAGGGAGAAAGGTAAAAAAGGGCTTCTGGAAGTGGCCAGTCTTCCATCGCAAAACTAGAACATACGACCTCGTCCAGGCCACGAAGGACTACCATGAAGCCATGTTAAATCAAGAAGTTTCTAGTCAGTTCATTGAAACACCCGTTGGGCCTGATGAGGTTGCTGCAGCGAGAAAGGAAAAAAAGGGCTTCTGGAAGTGGCCAGACTTCCTTTGCAAAACTAGAACATACGACCTCGTCCAGGCCACGAAGGACTACCAGGAAGCCATGTTGAAGCCAAAAGTTTCTTGTCAGCCCATTGAAACACCCATTGGGCCTGATGAGGTTCCTGAAGCAAGAAAGGAAAAAAAGGGCTTCTGGAAGAGACTCACTCATCTCTTCACTTCGAAGTCTAGTAGAG CTTCTGCTTCAGAGGACCATGTCCCTGCTGCTGAGCAGCTAGAGGAGGACGTCACAGAAAATG acatCATTTTAAGGCAATACAAAATTGGTGACAAGCTGGGCAAAGGTGGATTCGGCTCAGTCTACAAAGCCACACGTCGCAGGGATGGACTTGAG GTTGCTGTGAAATATACTGTAAAGTCACCGATGATGAAGGAAATCAAAGTG CCTGGTTATGTCAAACCCCTCCCGACAGAAATTGCCCTGGCAATCATGGCCAACAATGGTCCCTACGTCCCCGAGATAATCAAACTCATAGACTGGGTGGACAACGATGACCACTACATTATAATCATGGAGCGACCCACACCTTGTATGGACTTGCTTCGCTTCTTAAACCACAACAACAAACCTCTTGATGAGAAGATGGGACGCCATATAATGTGGCAGGCCATTCATGCTGCGAGGGTTTGCTTTGATCGCGGTGTCTTCCATCGGGACATAAAACTTGAAAACCTCCTGGTGAATCCAGACACTTTGGAGGTAAAGCTAATAGACTTCGGCTGTGGTTCGACCGTAAAGAGATCCGGCTACAAAGTCTTCTGTG gcaCAAGAGAATATTTCCCTCCGGAGTATGAAATGTGTGGCAGGTACCATGCACAGCCGGCGACTGTTTGGTCTCTAGGGATCGTCCTGTTTGCAATGATGTGTGGGGCTTTACCTAGTATCTCCGACCACTCCTTGATCAGGAACTATCGTTGGACTAGCCCTGATCTGTCAAAAG AATGCTGCCGGATGATCTGCGGttgtctgcagccagacccagATGAGAGACTCGATCTGCAGCAGATGCATCTCCATAACTGGTTTAAG
- the LOC110438057 gene encoding uncharacterized protein isoform X2 yields MNTKQQIITFISNLERLKHLKNNNSPKHSTLEFLECTWMTSSPDILLLAFVGCSFGISSCRLIGLLLTVCYQKTFVIMKSDHSPCVLLKYTPNMPENHLDVSNEPHVEVGKIGRKEKKRSSWKWPVLHRKTGKYDLVQAAKDYQYEAEVNQKVSCQPTETPVGPDEVTEGRKVKKGFWKWPVFHRKTRTYDLVQATKDYHEAMLNQEVSSQFIETPVGPDEVAAARKEKKGFWKWPDFLCKTRTYDLVQATKDYQEAMLKPKVSCQPIETPIGPDEVPEARKEKKGFWKRLTHLFTSKSSRASASEDHVPAAEQLEEDVTENDIILRQYKIGDKLGKGGFGSVYKATRRRDGLEVAVKYTVKSPMMKEIKVPGYVKPLPTEIALAIMANNGPYVPEIIKLIDWVDNDDHYIIIMERPTPCMDLLRFLNHNNKPLDEKMGRHIMWQAIHAARVCFDRGVFHRDIKLENLLVNPDTLEVKLIDFGCGSTVKRSGYKVFCGTREYFPPEYEMCGRYHAQPATVWSLGIVLFAMMCGALPSISDHSLIRNYRWTSPDLSKECCRMICGCLQPDPDERLDLQQMHLHNWFKV; encoded by the exons ATGAACACAAAACAGCAAATTATCACATTCATTTCAAACTTGGAAagattaaaacatttgaaaaataacaacagcCCAAAGCATTCCACATTAGAATTCTTAGAATGCACCTGGATGACATCATCGCCTGACATTCTACTACTTGCTTTTGTGGGTTGTAGTTTTGGCATATCCAGTTGCAGATTGATCGGTTTACTATTAACAGTTTGTTATCAGAAAACATTTGTCATCATGAAGTCAGATCACAGTCCCTGTGTACTACTCAAGTACACCCCCAACATGCCGGAGAACCATCTTGATGTTTCTAATGAGCCGCATGTTGAGGTTGGAAAGATAGGGAGAAAGGAGAAAAAGAGAAGCTCCTGGAAGTGGCCAGTCCTCCATCGCAAAACTGGAAAATACGACCTTGTCCAGGCTGCGAAGGACTACCAGTATGAAGCTGAGGTAAATCAGAAAGTTTCTTGTCAGCCCACTGAAACACCCGTTGGGCCTGATGAGGTTACTGAAGGGAGAAAGGTAAAAAAGGGCTTCTGGAAGTGGCCAGTCTTCCATCGCAAAACTAGAACATACGACCTCGTCCAGGCCACGAAGGACTACCATGAAGCCATGTTAAATCAAGAAGTTTCTAGTCAGTTCATTGAAACACCCGTTGGGCCTGATGAGGTTGCTGCAGCGAGAAAGGAAAAAAAGGGCTTCTGGAAGTGGCCAGACTTCCTTTGCAAAACTAGAACATACGACCTCGTCCAGGCCACGAAGGACTACCAGGAAGCCATGTTGAAGCCAAAAGTTTCTTGTCAGCCCATTGAAACACCCATTGGGCCTGATGAGGTTCCTGAAGCAAGAAAGGAAAAAAAGGGCTTCTGGAAGAGACTCACTCATCTCTTCACTTCGAAGTCTAGTAGAG CTTCTGCTTCAGAGGACCATGTCCCTGCTGCTGAGCAGCTAGAGGAGGACGTCACAGAAAATG acatCATTTTAAGGCAATACAAAATTGGTGACAAGCTGGGCAAAGGTGGATTCGGCTCAGTCTACAAAGCCACACGTCGCAGGGATGGACTTGAG GTTGCTGTGAAATATACTGTAAAGTCACCGATGATGAAGGAAATCAAAGTG CCTGGTTATGTCAAACCCCTCCCGACAGAAATTGCCCTGGCAATCATGGCCAACAATGGTCCCTACGTCCCCGAGATAATCAAACTCATAGACTGGGTGGACAACGATGACCACTACATTATAATCATGGAGCGACCCACACCTTGTATGGACTTGCTTCGCTTCTTAAACCACAACAACAAACCTCTTGATGAGAAGATGGGACGCCATATAATGTGGCAGGCCATTCATGCTGCGAGGGTTTGCTTTGATCGCGGTGTCTTCCATCGGGACATAAAACTTGAAAACCTCCTGGTGAATCCAGACACTTTGGAGGTAAAGCTAATAGACTTCGGCTGTGGTTCGACCGTAAAGAGATCCGGCTACAAAGTCTTCTGTG gcaCAAGAGAATATTTCCCTCCGGAGTATGAAATGTGTGGCAGGTACCATGCACAGCCGGCGACTGTTTGGTCTCTAGGGATCGTCCTGTTTGCAATGATGTGTGGGGCTTTACCTAGTATCTCCGACCACTCCTTGATCAGGAACTATCGTTGGACTAGCCCTGATCTGTCAAAAG AATGCTGCCGGATGATCTGCGGttgtctgcagccagacccagATGAGAGACTCGATCTGCAGCAGATGCATCTCCATAACTGGTTTAAGGTATGA